A genomic segment from Aspergillus puulaauensis MK2 DNA, chromosome 1, nearly complete sequence encodes:
- a CDS encoding alpha/beta fold hydrolase (COG:S;~EggNog:ENOG410Q9Z5;~InterPro:IPR000073,IPR029058;~MEROPS:MER0213916;~PFAM:PF12697): MTTRPLSIRLVNTIRSYSTRTNQTLSLPDGRTLSYAEYGTPTGTPLLYLHGFPSSRLEASAFDPIAKRRNLRIIAPDRPGYGQSTFQPGRQIPDYPADVHSLADHLKLPSFAVLGGSGGGPYALACAHSLPPDRLSGVGVLAGAGPWSAGMQYVSLARRLTSLAATYTPVGFRVILDGLVSTLRWTVTTGPATRWIDAWLEKQATSEKGTLSIEERRQMVLDMSFEAFAQGSGATVQEAVLLSHAWGFKFEDVVYDKVRIWHGVRDKNAPIEMIRYMAGRMPHCVLTEFDDSHYTLARHIERILEELVPV; this comes from the coding sequence ctccccgaTGGCCGCACCCTCAGCTACGCCGAGTACGGCACTCCAACAGGCACACCCCTACTCTACCTCCACggcttcccctcctcccgCCTCGAAGCCTCCGCATTCGACCCAATCGCCAAGCGCCGAAACCTCCGCATAATCGCCCCAGACAGACCCGGATACGGCCAGTCCACATTCCAACCGGGACGCCAGATACCCGACTACCCCGCCGACGTGCACTCCCTCGCCGACCACCTCAAGCTGCCCAGTTTCGCTGTCCTAGGCGGATCCGGCGGCGGTCCGTATGCCCTCGCATGCGCGCACTCATTACCGCCCGACCGGCTATCCGGCGTTGGGGTCCTCGCGGGCGCGGGGCCCTGGAGTGCCGGGATGCAGTATGTCTCTTTGGCACGACGGCTAACGTCGCTAGCGGCGACATATACACCGGTTGGATTCCGGGTCATATTGGACGGGCTCGTCAGTACTCTACGATGGACCGTAACAACCGGCCCCGCAACGCGATGGATAGACGCCTGGCTTGAGAAACAAGCGACCTCGGAAAAGGGGACCCTGAGTATAGAAGAGCGCCGGCAGATGGTGCTAGACATGTCCTTTGAGGCGTTTGCGCAGGGGAGTGGTGCGACCGTGCAAGAGGCTGTTCTGTTATCGCATGCTTGGGGATTCAAGTTTGAGGATGTGGTCTATGACAAGGTGCGCATTTGGCATGGGGTCAGGGATAAGAATGCGCCGATTGAGATGATTCGGTATATGGCGGGGCGGATGCCGCATTGTGTGTTGACGGAGTTTGATGATTCGCATTATACGCTTGCGAGGCATATTGAACGGATtttggaggagttggttcCTGTTTGA
- a CDS encoding cutinase family protein (CAZy:CE5;~COG:G;~EggNog:ENOG410PQGW;~InterPro:IPR011150,IPR043579,IPR029058,IPR000675;~PFAM:PF01083;~SECRETED:SignalP(1-16);~go_component: GO:0005576 - extracellular region [Evidence IEA];~go_function: GO:0016787 - hydrolase activity [Evidence IEA];~go_function: GO:0050525 - cutinase activity [Evidence IEA]), with protein sequence MKLQLAISLLAAFAAASPIPLQERQSAPSGQNELRDGDCKDITLIYARGSTESDYLGSLGVEVCDGLKSLNPDQVACQGVAPEYEADLGSNLLPKGTSEAAISEAVELFELAASKCPDTKVLAGGYSQGAAVMHGSVSTLSSSVQNQISGVVLFGDTRNEQDGGQIPNFSTDKTKIYCAEGDKVCEGTLIITDAHFSYSADVPDALEFLAGKI encoded by the exons ATGAAGCTGCAACTTGCCATATCTCTCCTAGCTGCATTTGCTGCAGCAAGTCCCATTCCTCTCCAGGAACGCCAGT CTGCGCCGTCCGGCCAAAATGAACTGCGTGATGGCGATTGCAAGGATATAACCCTCATCTATGCCCGCGGCTCGACGGAGTCGGACTACCTG GGCTCACTCGGAGTCGAGGTCTGCGATGGCCTCAAATCGCTGAACCCTGACCAGGTTGCGTGTCAGGGTGTTGCTCCGGAGTATGAAGCGGACCTGGGATCCAACCTTCTTCCCAAAGGAACTTCCGAGGCGGCGATTAGTGAGGCTGTAGAGCTTTTCGAGCTTGCGGCGTCTAAGTGTCCCGATACTAAGGTTCTTGCGGGTGGTTATAG TCAAGGAGCAGCGGTAATGCACGGTTCCGTCTCGACTCTCTCTAGCAGTGTGCAGAACCAGATCAGTGGTGTCGTGCTATTTGGGGATACGCGCAATGAACAGGATGGTGGCCAGATTCCGAACTTCTCGACTGATAAGACGAAGATTTATTGTGCAGAGGGGGATAAAGTGTGTGAGGGGACTCTGATTATTACTGATGCGCACTTCTCTTATAGTGCAGATGTACCGGATGCTCTTGAATTTCTGGCTGGGAAGATTTAG